In a single window of the Blastopirellula retiformator genome:
- a CDS encoding DUF1559 domain-containing protein has protein sequence MEKRNAFTLVELLVVIAIIGVLIALLLPAVQQAREAARRMSCTNNIKQLVLALHNYESSFKVFPTGRLGCDGACSPQNGPATSGFVLLLPQLEQGNLYEQFAPYGPNNSFPGSLPSSVLSQRPDAFVCPSSIMEPTVTLSSKDWATSSYAFCSGHYGPDQGIGSRVKWLNSGMFVYRDAKKIADATDGLSNVFVIGEVVDGHDSRGRNRWASAGRLEDSLRSTRNPVNTYPGQGETTSPYGTPLNAAFASRHPGGGNFGFGDGSVAFIPETINLTVYRNLGRRDSGVPKSW, from the coding sequence ATGGAAAAAAGAAACGCTTTTACGCTCGTAGAGCTGTTGGTGGTTATCGCCATCATCGGCGTCTTGATCGCCCTGCTCTTGCCCGCGGTCCAGCAAGCCCGCGAAGCGGCCCGTCGGATGTCGTGCACCAACAATATCAAACAGCTTGTGTTGGCTTTGCATAACTACGAGTCGTCATTCAAGGTCTTCCCGACTGGACGACTAGGTTGCGACGGGGCCTGCAGCCCGCAGAATGGTCCCGCCACCAGTGGGTTTGTGCTGCTGCTGCCGCAGTTGGAACAGGGGAACCTGTACGAGCAATTCGCTCCCTACGGCCCCAACAACAGCTTCCCCGGTAGCCTGCCGTCGAGCGTCTTGTCGCAGCGGCCCGACGCCTTCGTTTGCCCCAGTTCGATCATGGAACCGACCGTCACGCTCAGCAGCAAAGACTGGGCGACCTCCAGCTACGCGTTTTGCTCGGGGCACTACGGTCCGGACCAGGGGATCGGGTCGAGAGTGAAATGGCTGAACAGCGGCATGTTCGTCTATCGCGATGCTAAGAAGATCGCCGATGCGACCGATGGCCTATCGAATGTTTTCGTCATCGGCGAAGTGGTCGACGGACACGATTCGCGCGGCCGCAATCGTTGGGCGAGCGCCGGGCGATTGGAAGATTCGCTCCGTTCGACTCGTAACCCGGTCAATACCTATCCCGGTCAAGGCGAAACGACCAGCCCGTACGGCACGCCGCTGAACGCCGCGTTCGCCAGTCGTCACCCTGGCGGCGGCAACTTTGGCTTCGGCGACGGTTCGGTCGCGTTCATCCCGGAAACGATCAATCTGACCGTGTATCGCAATCTGGGACGTCGCGACTCGGGCGTGCCCAAATCGTGGTAA